One Catalinimonas alkaloidigena DNA window includes the following coding sequences:
- a CDS encoding DUF2279 domain-containing protein — MRLLLFFWLCIGSGGGLAIAQYADTAQVNKKKLTRIILAESAFYVAGMSYLQFIWYKDHEAVPFHFYDDHKGYLQIDKFGHVFGSYLESYAGYHLLRDAGVSRKKSLMYGGALGFVLQAPIEVFDGLYEGWGFSWSDVVANATGSALVVGQELLFREQLVKYKFSFWRSPYAAQANGYMGRNFLQSLFLDYNGHTYWLSAPLNKLVWHETLPPWLSVAAGYSANGMFGEFENLRYYRGVWLPETARYRQFLLSLDVDWTRIPTRSRFLKKVFNVLFFVKVPFPALEVNTQGQLKGYWLYF, encoded by the coding sequence ATGCGTCTTCTGCTGTTCTTCTGGCTTTGTATTGGCAGTGGAGGAGGCCTTGCAATTGCCCAATACGCCGACACAGCTCAGGTCAACAAAAAGAAGCTGACGCGGATCATCCTGGCCGAAAGTGCGTTCTACGTCGCCGGCATGTCGTATTTGCAGTTCATCTGGTACAAGGACCACGAAGCGGTTCCGTTTCACTTTTACGACGACCACAAAGGCTATCTGCAGATCGACAAGTTCGGACACGTGTTCGGCAGTTACCTGGAAAGCTACGCAGGTTACCATTTGCTGCGCGATGCGGGCGTCAGTCGTAAAAAGTCCTTGATGTATGGCGGAGCACTCGGGTTTGTGTTGCAAGCCCCCATTGAAGTGTTCGACGGCTTGTACGAAGGCTGGGGCTTTTCGTGGAGCGATGTGGTGGCCAACGCAACCGGGTCAGCGTTGGTCGTTGGGCAAGAGTTGCTGTTTCGGGAGCAACTGGTCAAATACAAGTTCAGTTTCTGGCGCTCGCCTTACGCAGCGCAGGCCAACGGTTACATGGGACGCAATTTTTTGCAGAGCCTGTTCCTCGATTACAACGGGCACACCTACTGGCTGAGCGCCCCGCTGAACAAGCTGGTGTGGCACGAGACACTACCGCCCTGGCTCAGCGTCGCGGCAGGCTACAGCGCTAACGGCATGTTCGGCGAATTTGAAAACCTTCGCTACTACCGGGGTGTGTGGCTACCCGAAACGGCACGGTATCGGCAATTTCTGCTGTCGCTCGATGTGGATTGGACGCGTATTCCCACGCGATCGCGTTTTTTGAAGAAAGTATTTAATGTGCTGTTCTTCGTCAAGGTACCCTTCCCCGCCCTGGAGGTCAACACGCAAGGCCAACTGAAAGGCTACTGGCTTTATTTCTAG
- a CDS encoding protein-disulfide reductase DsbD family protein — translation MNYFGMLLAFFLPFVLQAQMVQPPTWTYSVSKQEVKAGDETELIFQAEIDPAWYLYSTDFDPDLGPYVTEFTFTPNATYELVGDIKPINPKKKYDEIWDGEYTYFKKHAEFRQKVRMLKANPSIVAHIEYQICSDETGQCVLFEEDHTFSDIRVSGNAATSTSEPTTGKASLDEKPTQAVADVTRDAYVQDDTTEPAVAGKMPAAQDTATVQQTAVTRYSSAATATAASGGLLGFMVVAFGSGLLALLTPCVFPMIPMTVSFFTRSGGARSKAIQQALIYGLSIILIYTLIGTVISRLNGPEFANFVSTHWLPNILFFAVFIFFALAFLGMFEIVLPSSLVSKVDAQADKGGLVGVFFMAFTLVLVSFSCTGPIVGSLLVASAGGEVLRPIAGMFAFSLAFALPFTLFAIFPQWLSNLPKSGGWLNSVKVVLGFLELALAFKFLSVADQAYHWNLLDREIYLAIWIAVFAGLALYLFGKIRLPHDSVLESISVPRLLLALVTLGFVVYLIPGLFGAPLKALAGYLPPQNTLDFDLTNQRRAGGTGVLASNSLEGCEPPKYDFLHLPHGLQGYFDLEQAMACARAQNKPVFVDFTGHGCVNCREMEARVWSDPRVLQRLNENFVIASLYVDDKTDLPEAEWYVSEYDGKEKRTIGKKNADLQIGRYGNNAQPYYLLLDPVTGKPLVPPTAYDLDVQHFVEFLDAGREAYQQQVALK, via the coding sequence ATGAACTATTTCGGGATGCTCCTGGCATTCTTTCTGCCGTTTGTGTTGCAGGCACAAATGGTGCAACCGCCCACCTGGACGTACAGCGTCAGCAAACAGGAAGTGAAAGCAGGCGACGAAACCGAGCTGATTTTCCAGGCGGAAATCGATCCGGCCTGGTACCTCTACTCCACCGACTTCGATCCTGACCTGGGGCCTTACGTCACCGAGTTTACGTTTACCCCGAACGCGACGTACGAACTGGTCGGCGACATCAAACCGATCAATCCGAAAAAGAAGTACGATGAGATCTGGGATGGCGAGTACACCTACTTCAAGAAGCACGCGGAGTTTCGGCAGAAAGTGCGGATGCTGAAAGCCAATCCCAGCATTGTGGCCCACATCGAATACCAGATTTGCTCCGACGAAACCGGGCAGTGCGTTTTGTTCGAGGAAGATCACACCTTCAGCGACATTCGGGTGAGTGGCAACGCAGCAACATCCACATCCGAACCGACCACCGGTAAGGCCTCGCTGGACGAAAAACCTACCCAAGCCGTGGCGGACGTCACGCGCGACGCGTACGTGCAGGACGATACCACCGAACCCGCCGTCGCCGGCAAAATGCCGGCCGCGCAAGATACGGCGACTGTGCAGCAAACGGCAGTGACGCGTTATTCTTCCGCGGCAACTGCCACAGCGGCCAGCGGAGGCTTATTGGGCTTTATGGTAGTCGCTTTCGGATCGGGACTGCTGGCTCTTTTGACGCCCTGCGTATTTCCGATGATTCCCATGACCGTGTCGTTCTTCACGCGCAGCGGCGGGGCACGCAGCAAAGCCATTCAACAGGCGCTGATTTACGGACTCTCCATCATTCTGATCTATACCTTGATCGGTACGGTGATTTCGCGGCTGAACGGCCCGGAGTTTGCCAATTTCGTCAGCACCCACTGGCTGCCGAATATTTTGTTTTTTGCCGTATTTATTTTCTTCGCGCTGGCCTTTCTGGGCATGTTCGAAATCGTATTGCCCAGCAGTCTGGTCAGTAAAGTCGACGCACAAGCCGACAAAGGCGGGTTAGTCGGGGTCTTTTTCATGGCTTTCACGTTGGTGTTGGTTTCGTTTTCGTGCACCGGTCCCATTGTCGGAAGTCTGCTGGTGGCCTCGGCCGGAGGAGAAGTGTTGCGTCCCATCGCAGGCATGTTTGCCTTCTCGCTGGCGTTTGCGCTGCCTTTTACCCTGTTCGCCATTTTCCCGCAGTGGTTGAGCAATCTGCCCAAGTCGGGTGGCTGGTTGAATTCCGTCAAGGTGGTGCTGGGCTTTCTGGAACTGGCGCTGGCGTTCAAGTTCCTCAGCGTGGCCGATCAGGCCTACCACTGGAACCTGCTGGACCGGGAAATTTATCTGGCGATCTGGATCGCCGTTTTCGCCGGGTTGGCGCTCTACCTGTTCGGGAAGATCCGTCTTCCTCACGACAGTGTATTGGAAAGCATTTCTGTGCCGCGTCTGTTGCTGGCACTGGTCACGCTGGGCTTTGTCGTGTATCTGATTCCGGGCCTGTTCGGCGCACCGCTGAAAGCACTGGCGGGTTACCTGCCGCCGCAGAATACGCTGGACTTCGACCTGACAAACCAACGTAGGGCTGGTGGCACTGGCGTGCTGGCCTCGAATTCGCTCGAAGGATGTGAACCGCCCAAGTATGACTTTTTGCACCTGCCACACGGCCTGCAGGGATATTTCGATCTGGAACAGGCGATGGCGTGCGCCCGCGCGCAAAACAAGCCGGTCTTCGTGGATTTTACCGGCCACGGGTGCGTCAACTGCCGCGAGATGGAAGCGCGGGTCTGGTCCGATCCTCGCGTCCTGCAACGCCTGAACGAAAACTTCGTGATCGCTTCGCTGTATGTAGACGATAAGACCGACCTGCCCGAAGCGGAATGGTACGTGTCGGAATACGACGGAAAGGAAAAACGCACCATCGGAAAGAAAAACGCCGATCTGCAAATCGGGCGGTACGGCAACAACGCCCAGCCGTACTACCTCCTCCTGGACCCTGTGACGGGCAAGCCGCTGGTGCCCCCGACGGCATATGACCTGGACGTACAGCATTTTGTAGAATTCCTGGACGCTGGCCGTGAAGCCTATCAGCAACAGGTGGCCTTGAAGTAA
- a CDS encoding heme-copper oxidase subunit III: protein MRSTLYARRDPYQLMIYLGMLGSALIFLFLSVVYVLRKGGAQWETFALPRIFWLTTAAIMISSFTLTAARRAFHREKFLTYRLLLSATFVLALVFAVGQVLGGQQLLEEGITLQGNTAGAFVYLFSGLHLAHVLGGMLVVAYALVDGWRHHHYVDSFLQTLNPVKVSRLRLVNLYWHFVDVLWLYLFGFLLYHQL from the coding sequence ATGCGGAGCACGCTCTACGCCCGGCGGGACCCCTATCAACTGATGATCTACCTGGGCATGCTGGGGAGTGCCCTGATCTTTCTGTTCCTCAGCGTGGTGTACGTGCTTCGGAAGGGGGGTGCCCAGTGGGAAACCTTTGCCCTGCCGCGTATTTTCTGGCTTACCACGGCCGCCATCATGATCAGCAGCTTTACCCTGACGGCCGCGCGACGCGCCTTTCACCGGGAAAAATTTCTGACCTACCGCCTGTTGCTGAGCGCCACCTTCGTGCTCGCGCTGGTGTTTGCGGTGGGACAGGTCTTAGGCGGGCAGCAACTGTTGGAAGAAGGTATTACTTTGCAGGGCAATACGGCTGGCGCGTTTGTGTACCTTTTTTCGGGATTGCACCTGGCGCACGTGCTGGGGGGAATGCTGGTGGTGGCCTATGCACTGGTGGACGGCTGGCGTCATCATCACTACGTGGACTCATTTTTGCAGACGCTGAATCCCGTGAAAGTGTCGCGGTTGCGGCTGGTGAACCTCTACTGGCATTTTGTGGACGTGCTCTGGCTGTACCTGTTCGGGTTTCTGCTCTACCACCAGTTGTAA
- a CDS encoding M1 family metallopeptidase has protein sequence MRRCYDVTYYDLQVQVDPAQQTITGSNEIFFRATEPFQVMQVDLFQNMEVDAITFHEAEVTFQRDGNALLVELPHAVPAGQQAALRIAYHGRPTEAIKPPWDGGFVWASDGQGKPWIAVACEGAGASLWWPNKDHLSDEPDSMQISLDVPSGLKAVANGRLRRQTSLSDGYTRFEWFVGYPINNYNVTLNIADYTELTDAYVSHDGDTLALNYYVLPPHATRAREHFQQVKPMLAIYEKLFGKYPFWDDGYALVETPYWGMEHQSAVAYGNEFENLPHWNFDYIIVHESGHEYWGNSVSCRDHGEMWIHESFCTYAEALYVEARFGYDASVTYLQERLDVYPIANREPMLGPLEVNYTGWNDADMYYKGAWMLHTLRNVIGHDSLWFETLYGLAQHFRYQTVTTEQVIGYMEQHLGCDLSAFFDQYLRHPSPPQFVYKVDRAGHRVRYQWKADAEGFHMPLRVRTKGGVWQTLTPTQTWQEFVPAKPAKSGLEIDTQSFYVTSDKK, from the coding sequence ATGCGTCGGTGCTACGACGTCACGTACTACGACCTGCAGGTTCAGGTTGATCCTGCTCAGCAGACCATTACCGGGTCCAACGAAATTTTTTTCAGGGCAACGGAGCCTTTTCAGGTAATGCAGGTCGATCTGTTCCAGAACATGGAAGTCGATGCCATTACGTTTCACGAGGCCGAAGTAACCTTTCAGCGCGATGGCAACGCACTGTTGGTCGAACTGCCACACGCAGTACCGGCAGGACAGCAAGCCGCCCTGCGCATCGCCTACCACGGACGGCCCACCGAAGCGATCAAGCCTCCCTGGGACGGTGGCTTCGTATGGGCGAGCGACGGGCAGGGCAAGCCCTGGATTGCGGTGGCGTGCGAAGGTGCCGGGGCCAGTCTCTGGTGGCCCAACAAAGATCACCTCTCCGACGAGCCGGATAGCATGCAGATCAGCCTGGACGTGCCGAGCGGTTTGAAGGCCGTCGCCAACGGGCGACTGCGGCGGCAAACGTCCCTCTCCGATGGATATACCCGATTCGAGTGGTTTGTAGGCTATCCCATCAACAATTACAACGTGACGCTGAACATTGCCGATTACACGGAACTGACCGATGCCTACGTCAGTCACGACGGCGATACGCTCGCGCTCAATTACTACGTGTTGCCGCCCCACGCCACGCGCGCCCGCGAACATTTTCAGCAGGTAAAACCGATGCTGGCGATCTACGAGAAGTTGTTCGGAAAATACCCCTTTTGGGACGATGGCTACGCCCTGGTCGAAACGCCTTATTGGGGCATGGAGCACCAGAGTGCCGTGGCGTACGGAAACGAGTTTGAAAACCTGCCGCACTGGAACTTCGACTACATCATCGTGCACGAAAGCGGACACGAGTATTGGGGCAACAGCGTGAGCTGCCGCGACCACGGCGAAATGTGGATTCACGAGAGTTTTTGCACGTATGCAGAAGCACTCTACGTCGAAGCCAGGTTCGGATACGATGCCTCCGTAACGTACCTTCAGGAACGACTGGACGTGTACCCCATTGCCAACCGGGAGCCGATGCTGGGGCCGCTGGAGGTCAACTACACCGGCTGGAACGATGCCGACATGTATTACAAAGGGGCCTGGATGTTGCACACGTTGCGGAACGTAATCGGCCACGATTCGCTCTGGTTTGAAACCTTGTACGGACTGGCGCAACACTTTCGCTACCAGACGGTTACTACAGAGCAGGTAATCGGATACATGGAACAACATTTGGGATGCGATCTGTCCGCATTTTTTGACCAGTACCTACGCCACCCCAGCCCGCCGCAATTCGTGTACAAGGTAGACCGTGCCGGACATCGGGTTCGGTACCAGTGGAAAGCCGACGCCGAAGGGTTTCACATGCCGCTGCGCGTGCGCACCAAGGGAGGTGTGTGGCAAACCCTCACGCCTACGCAAACATGGCAGGAGTTTGTTCCGGCCAAGCCGGCCAAAAGTGGATTAGAAATTGATACACAGTCGTTTTATGTGACTTCAGACAAAAAGTGA
- a CDS encoding aldehyde dehydrogenase, with translation MITLCNYIGGKWREPHTGQYLDDVDPAVDQVFAQVPASGPTDVDDAVAAAQRAFPAWSALPVRERSAWLMQLAEAIEARHETLAQAESRDTGKPLWLARAVDIPRASENFRFFATAMLHFASESHLTDQVALNYTVRSPLGVVGCISPWNLPLYLFTWKIAPALAAGNCVVAKPSEVTPLTAFHLAEICEEIGFPAGVLNIVHGRGAEAGQALVTHPHVAAISFTGGTQTGRGIAAAAAPLFKKLSLELGGKNPNLVFADADLHEAVRESVRAAFTNQGQICLCGSRIFVERALYKPFREAFLQEVAHWQVGDPQDETTKVGAVVSESHFRKVLSYLDLACDEGATVLTGGHSVQVEGRCTKGFFMAPTVLEGLSPQCRTNQEEIFGPVVTLTPFDTEDEAVTWANSTPYGLAAMVWTSDVKRAHRVASALQSGIVWVNCWMLRDLRTPFGGMKQSGVGREGGWEVLRFFTEPKNICLKL, from the coding sequence ATGATCACACTGTGCAACTACATCGGAGGAAAATGGCGGGAACCGCACACGGGGCAGTACCTGGACGACGTGGACCCGGCCGTTGACCAGGTGTTCGCGCAAGTGCCCGCTTCGGGTCCGACCGATGTCGACGACGCAGTGGCTGCTGCCCAACGCGCCTTTCCGGCGTGGTCAGCACTGCCGGTGCGCGAGCGGTCGGCATGGCTGATGCAACTGGCCGAAGCCATCGAGGCACGACACGAAACGCTGGCGCAGGCCGAGTCGCGCGATACGGGCAAACCCCTGTGGCTGGCCCGGGCAGTCGACATTCCGCGTGCATCGGAGAACTTCCGTTTTTTCGCCACGGCGATGCTGCATTTCGCCTCCGAGTCGCACCTGACCGACCAGGTGGCGCTGAACTATACCGTCCGGTCTCCTTTGGGCGTGGTGGGCTGCATCTCGCCCTGGAATCTGCCGCTTTACCTTTTTACCTGGAAGATAGCCCCGGCGCTGGCCGCCGGGAATTGCGTAGTTGCCAAACCTTCGGAGGTAACGCCGCTGACGGCGTTTCATCTGGCCGAAATTTGCGAAGAGATCGGCTTTCCTGCCGGCGTGCTCAACATCGTACACGGGCGCGGGGCCGAAGCCGGACAGGCGTTGGTTACCCATCCGCATGTGGCCGCGATTTCGTTTACGGGCGGCACGCAGACGGGGCGTGGCATTGCGGCCGCGGCGGCTCCTTTGTTCAAAAAGCTGTCGCTGGAGCTAGGCGGAAAGAACCCGAATCTGGTCTTTGCCGACGCTGATCTGCACGAAGCCGTGCGCGAGAGCGTTCGTGCTGCCTTCACGAATCAGGGACAGATCTGTCTGTGTGGTTCCCGCATTTTCGTGGAACGCGCCCTCTACAAACCATTTCGCGAAGCGTTTCTGCAGGAAGTGGCGCACTGGCAAGTCGGCGATCCGCAAGACGAAACCACCAAGGTAGGGGCCGTGGTGTCGGAGTCGCACTTCAGGAAGGTCCTCTCCTACCTCGATCTGGCCTGTGACGAAGGCGCCACCGTGCTGACCGGGGGGCATTCGGTGCAAGTGGAAGGCCGTTGCACCAAAGGATTTTTTATGGCGCCTACGGTCCTGGAAGGCCTGTCGCCTCAGTGCCGTACCAACCAGGAAGAAATTTTTGGCCCGGTCGTTACCCTGACTCCTTTCGACACGGAAGATGAAGCCGTAACCTGGGCCAACAGCACACCCTATGGCTTGGCGGCGATGGTCTGGACGTCGGATGTGAAGCGGGCTCACCGTGTGGCAAGCGCCTTGCAGAGCGGAATCGTCTGGGTCAACTGTTGGATGCTGCGGGACCTGCGCACGCCTTTCGGCGGGATGAAGCAGTCGGGTGTAGGGCGTGAAGGCGGCTGGGAAGTTTTGCGGTTTTTCACTGAACCGAAAAACATCTGTCTGAAGTTGTAA